In Phytoactinopolyspora mesophila, the following are encoded in one genomic region:
- a CDS encoding flavoprotein — protein MNENHSLLPPAPRILIGATGSIAVSELPAYIRALRAAFGGSYTVVLTHTAEKFVQPQAIGLAAERVVHGEDPADWPTDRPSRLAGDHDLVLVLPATAHILAAAATGAAPNRLATVILSASAPSVFVPHMGAAMWLKPAVARNVAQLRADGHHVVEPVWENSHDVVTGEMIRHPAIPAPDHVVAELARLAQVRAARVTPATADNLQ, from the coding sequence ATGAATGAGAATCATTCCCTTCTTCCACCGGCCCCACGTATCCTGATCGGCGCTACCGGATCCATCGCGGTCTCCGAGCTGCCCGCATACATCCGGGCACTCCGGGCGGCCTTCGGCGGCAGCTACACCGTGGTCCTCACCCACACGGCGGAGAAGTTCGTCCAGCCCCAGGCCATCGGGCTCGCCGCCGAGCGCGTCGTCCACGGCGAAGACCCTGCCGACTGGCCCACCGACCGCCCGTCGCGCCTGGCGGGCGACCACGACCTCGTGCTCGTCCTGCCGGCCACCGCGCACATCCTCGCCGCGGCCGCCACCGGCGCCGCACCTAACCGGCTCGCGACCGTGATCCTGTCCGCGTCCGCCCCCAGCGTCTTCGTCCCTCACATGGGGGCAGCCATGTGGTTGAAGCCGGCCGTGGCGCGCAATGTCGCGCAACTACGTGCCGACGGTCACCACGTCGTCGAACCTGTCTGGGAGAACAGCCACGACGTGGTGACCGGCGAGATGATCCGGCACCCGGCGATACCTGCACCGGACCACGTCGTGGCCGAGCTCGCACGGCTGGCCCAGGTACGTGCTGCCCGTGTGACGCCAGC
- a CDS encoding ATP-binding protein, whose translation MVAPTPTVSPRERDVLAAIARGASNAEIARALVLSVRTVESHVSALLRKLGAADRHQLASMAAGLVDDVSRSPGGIRGVPAARTSFIGRDEEIASVRRLVTASRITTIVAPGGAGKTRLAAAVAGEVADAFPSGGGFVDLVPATPGSVAESVASALGVAQQPGQSLEATIAARLRGRSLLVLDNCEHVAESVAGLVSRLAEWLPELSILITSRERLAIPEETVIYLGPLRSVEDAVALFTERARSGGADLDPADQPRIAGICERVGRSPLAIELAAARFASLGFNGLEVALDDQLRALAGSRALSQRHRSMRAVVAWSYGLLARDERDVLARISLFSTTFDLPSAASVAGADVAVVADILGRLVDKSLVQRVAPGNGPARWTILEVVRQYAREQLDESADHESTVTAYVRWAGTIMGRLLGRITEPTWQDDLDAVIDDIRQAIDVQPGAAERYGLSVDAARLVSMRGFTDEAVERFRAAADIAPDAGAEFAALIQAAAAEHLVAGAGAQFQALIRLADRMGTHSSNRDAAGALAVIVATRFRGSNFDPPVDYDELAALIGTTRVGAGTEDADPAQTPPDTVHAYRAVARAWMSGSRPQEVELEAASMAVDAAQAFGDPALTSAALDALCTAHAVRGEPASSFDVCRRRLDLVSRMDATLPQTAVEVVDAYRAASTYAVAVGEIAAAVDTARRAAADPNVTAHPYAADGMLVTALALAGEHAETQRLGEILWSRIEAAGRPRHAPLAVPLLAAALAAGLSDDDAGMRRWRARAATMTADGVLANSPNLAPWEAFVRGRVALHSGTDLEEALAAASVDFTSGRFDGYAAAVAAELAMRLSEAEADELVERAAGYTTHNRWAAASRERALAQRAGDTAALTEVAECWARIGAEFERSATLELAREV comes from the coding sequence ATGGTCGCGCCCACACCCACCGTCTCGCCCCGGGAGCGAGATGTGCTCGCAGCTATTGCCCGCGGCGCGTCCAACGCCGAGATCGCCCGTGCGCTGGTCCTCTCGGTGCGTACCGTCGAGTCACATGTCTCGGCGTTGCTCAGGAAGCTCGGCGCCGCCGACCGGCACCAGCTCGCCTCCATGGCGGCCGGGCTCGTCGACGACGTATCCCGTTCTCCCGGCGGCATCCGCGGGGTGCCCGCGGCGCGCACGAGCTTCATCGGCCGGGACGAAGAGATCGCATCCGTGCGACGCCTCGTCACCGCGAGTCGCATCACCACCATCGTGGCTCCCGGTGGAGCCGGCAAGACGCGACTCGCCGCTGCCGTGGCCGGCGAGGTCGCCGACGCTTTTCCCTCCGGCGGCGGGTTCGTCGACCTCGTACCAGCCACGCCGGGCAGCGTGGCCGAGTCGGTGGCTAGCGCTCTCGGAGTCGCGCAGCAACCGGGCCAGTCACTCGAAGCTACGATCGCCGCCCGGTTGCGCGGGCGCTCGCTTCTCGTGCTCGACAACTGCGAGCACGTCGCGGAGTCCGTCGCCGGGCTGGTGAGCCGGCTGGCCGAATGGCTGCCCGAGCTCAGCATCCTCATCACCAGCAGAGAACGGCTCGCGATCCCCGAAGAGACGGTGATCTACCTCGGACCGCTGAGGTCCGTTGAGGATGCCGTCGCCCTCTTCACCGAGCGTGCCCGCTCCGGGGGCGCCGATCTGGACCCGGCAGACCAACCCCGCATCGCCGGCATCTGTGAGCGGGTCGGCAGATCCCCCCTCGCCATCGAACTCGCCGCCGCTCGGTTCGCCTCACTGGGCTTCAACGGTCTCGAAGTCGCGCTCGACGACCAACTACGTGCCCTGGCCGGTAGCCGCGCGCTGTCCCAGCGCCACAGGTCGATGCGCGCCGTCGTCGCTTGGAGCTACGGCTTGCTGGCGCGCGACGAACGCGACGTTCTCGCGAGGATCTCGCTGTTCAGTACGACGTTCGACCTCCCGTCCGCCGCGAGTGTCGCCGGCGCTGACGTCGCGGTGGTGGCCGACATACTCGGCCGGCTGGTGGACAAGAGCCTCGTGCAACGCGTAGCGCCCGGCAATGGGCCGGCACGCTGGACGATTCTCGAGGTCGTGCGTCAGTACGCGAGGGAACAGCTCGACGAGTCCGCCGATCACGAGTCCACCGTCACCGCGTATGTGCGGTGGGCCGGTACCATCATGGGCCGGCTCCTCGGACGCATCACGGAACCGACGTGGCAGGACGATCTCGACGCGGTGATCGACGACATCAGACAAGCCATCGACGTGCAGCCGGGGGCCGCCGAGCGGTATGGGCTCTCCGTCGACGCCGCGCGCCTGGTGTCCATGCGTGGATTCACCGACGAGGCCGTCGAGCGTTTCCGTGCCGCGGCGGATATCGCGCCGGACGCCGGCGCCGAGTTCGCCGCACTCATCCAAGCGGCGGCGGCCGAACACCTGGTCGCCGGCGCGGGCGCACAGTTTCAGGCGCTGATCCGGCTGGCCGATCGCATGGGCACGCACTCCTCGAATCGTGATGCAGCCGGTGCCCTGGCGGTGATCGTCGCGACTCGGTTCCGGGGCTCGAACTTCGACCCACCTGTCGACTACGACGAACTCGCCGCGCTGATCGGCACAACGCGCGTCGGGGCCGGCACCGAGGACGCGGATCCCGCACAGACTCCCCCGGATACTGTCCACGCGTACCGCGCCGTCGCTCGCGCCTGGATGTCCGGATCCCGGCCGCAGGAAGTCGAGCTCGAGGCAGCGAGTATGGCCGTCGATGCTGCCCAGGCATTCGGTGACCCAGCTCTGACGAGCGCCGCGCTCGACGCACTGTGCACCGCTCACGCCGTGCGTGGCGAACCTGCTTCGTCGTTCGACGTCTGCCGGCGGCGCCTCGATCTGGTCAGCCGGATGGACGCCACCCTCCCGCAGACCGCGGTCGAGGTGGTCGACGCCTACCGAGCGGCGTCAACGTACGCGGTCGCCGTCGGTGAGATCGCGGCTGCCGTGGACACGGCCCGGCGCGCCGCCGCAGACCCCAACGTGACTGCTCATCCGTACGCAGCGGACGGCATGCTCGTCACCGCGCTCGCACTCGCGGGCGAACATGCCGAGACGCAGCGGCTCGGTGAGATCTTGTGGTCCCGGATCGAGGCGGCGGGCCGTCCACGGCACGCACCGCTCGCGGTCCCGCTGCTCGCGGCCGCACTTGCGGCTGGGCTCTCCGACGACGACGCCGGCATGCGACGCTGGCGGGCGCGAGCCGCCACCATGACAGCCGACGGCGTGCTGGCCAACTCGCCGAACCTCGCGCCGTGGGAAGCGTTCGTCCGAGGCCGGGTAGCGCTGCACTCGGGCACTGACCTGGAAGAAGCGCTGGCCGCCGCCTCGGTTGATTTCACCTCCGGCCGATTCGACGGGTATGCCGCTGCCGTCGCCGCCGAGTTGGCGATGCGGTTGAGCGAGGCGGAGGCCGACGAACTGGTGGAACGGGCCGCCGGTTACACCACACACAACCGCTGGGCCGCCGCGAGCCGCGAGCGAGCGCTCGCTCAGCGGGCCGGCGACACGGCCGCTCTGACGGAGGTCGCCGAGTGTTGGGCCCGCATCGGCGCCGAATTCGAGCGATCCGCGACGCTCGAACTGGCGCGCGAGGTCTAG
- a CDS encoding cupin domain-containing protein, translating into MFTTDSPRLPALQDESRDRKRPVTSPKGAGVLVAAKESDLRIGSGKSVRFEGERYGSGISFFHVHNEPGQGPDPHVHPYSETWVVLSGSALVRTDDGEANICAGDILVVGAGTTHAFRATGSEPLRMMCIHASSRIEQTFFDTADERFAGTPLRD; encoded by the coding sequence GTGTTCACTACGGATTCGCCGCGGCTGCCGGCGCTGCAGGATGAATCACGTGACCGGAAAAGGCCGGTCACCTCACCGAAGGGAGCCGGCGTGCTGGTGGCTGCGAAGGAATCCGACCTGCGCATCGGATCGGGAAAGAGCGTGCGATTCGAGGGCGAGCGGTACGGGTCCGGCATCTCGTTCTTTCACGTGCACAACGAGCCGGGACAGGGACCCGACCCGCACGTCCACCCCTACAGCGAGACGTGGGTGGTGCTGTCGGGCTCGGCCTTGGTGCGGACCGACGACGGCGAAGCGAATATTTGCGCTGGTGACATACTGGTCGTCGGCGCGGGTACCACGCACGCCTTCCGAGCCACCGGCTCGGAGCCTCTACGGATGATGTGTATTCACGCCTCGTCACGTATCGAGCAAACGTTCTTCGATACCGCGGACGAGCGATTCGCCGGCACGCCACTGCGTGACTGA
- a CDS encoding DUF4287 domain-containing protein, with translation MSFQAYLDNIETKTGITPREFIALARERGFDASTKATPILKWLKQDYGLGRGHAMALVHVITKGERISTKHVGSDGVHRDESAVLWLDGQATNPAR, from the coding sequence ATGTCGTTCCAGGCCTACCTCGACAACATCGAGACGAAAACCGGGATCACACCGCGCGAGTTCATCGCACTCGCTCGCGAGCGTGGATTCGACGCCTCCACGAAGGCGACGCCGATCCTCAAGTGGCTGAAGCAGGACTACGGCCTCGGCCGTGGCCACGCGATGGCTCTCGTGCACGTCATCACCAAGGGCGAGCGCATCAGCACGAAGCATGTGGGCAGCGACGGAGTGCACCGCGACGAGTCGGCGGTGCTGTGGCTCGACGGTCAGGCCACGAATCCGGCCCGGTGA
- a CDS encoding DUF6158 family protein translates to MTQRPEGIPAQELDDDDLRREVRHLHDTRHDTLLDGSQSALEAHTKRMLELEAEFLRRFPAETAPDPRRTRAGSRSAAGRPT, encoded by the coding sequence ATGACACAGCGACCCGAAGGCATTCCCGCTCAAGAACTGGATGACGACGACCTACGGCGCGAGGTCCGGCACCTGCACGACACCCGGCACGACACACTGCTCGACGGCAGCCAGTCGGCGCTGGAAGCACACACCAAGCGCATGCTGGAGCTGGAGGCGGAGTTCCTGCGGCGATTCCCGGCCGAGACGGCTCCTGATCCTCGCCGCACCCGTGCCGGCAGCCGGAGTGCCGCCGGACGGCCTACGTGA
- a CDS encoding DsbA family oxidoreductase, with amino-acid sequence MNTSTDSVIKIDIWSDVACPWCYVGKRRLERALASFGGQTSIEFHSFELAPDTPVDFEGSEVDFLARHKGMPRERVEQMLAQMTAVAAEEGLAFDFDALQHTKTLKAHELLHHAKTIGRQAELKERLLKAYFEQGRHVGRIDDLAALAAEVGLEPGAARDALESGKFAADVAADIAQARTLGISGVPFYVFDGQVGVSGAQPSDVFVDVLNRVAGKEG; translated from the coding sequence GTGAACACATCCACTGATTCCGTCATCAAGATCGATATATGGTCCGACGTGGCCTGCCCATGGTGCTATGTGGGTAAGCGCCGGCTGGAGCGGGCGCTGGCCTCGTTCGGCGGGCAGACCTCGATCGAGTTCCACTCGTTCGAGCTCGCACCGGATACACCGGTGGATTTCGAAGGCTCCGAGGTGGATTTCCTGGCGCGGCACAAGGGGATGCCCCGTGAGCGCGTGGAGCAGATGCTGGCGCAGATGACCGCCGTAGCCGCCGAGGAAGGCTTGGCGTTCGACTTCGACGCGCTGCAGCACACGAAGACGCTCAAGGCGCACGAACTGCTGCATCACGCCAAGACGATCGGCCGGCAGGCCGAGTTGAAGGAACGGCTGCTGAAGGCGTACTTCGAGCAGGGCCGGCACGTTGGACGCATCGATGACTTGGCGGCGCTCGCGGCGGAGGTCGGTTTGGAGCCCGGAGCGGCACGAGATGCGCTGGAGTCCGGCAAGTTCGCCGCCGACGTAGCCGCGGACATTGCCCAGGCACGGACTCTGGGTATCAGCGGGGTGCCGTTCTACGTCTTCGACGGGCAAGTCGGGGTGTCCGGTGCGCAGCCGTCCGATGTGTTCGTCGATGTGCTCAACCGTGTCGCCGGCAAGGAGGGGTAG
- a CDS encoding substrate-binding domain-containing protein: MLPRARHEYLLRQLELHGSVVAADVAAELGVAQVTIRRDIVELEEAGLLARVHGGALQLPKAAAKPAAARTLVGVVVPSASSHFPEVIRGMESVSTGLRMRIALGVSQYRQDVERERVARLLELGVQGLVVTPTLTLDDEVEVAQWLESLPVPVVVLERRGQDSRLVRHLDNARTDLVHGTVLAIEHLVELGHKSVGLAVYDRTPTARSLHIGYDDAIARLGLDQAPVRSLPKGEDDPMELMDVLERFLADCLGMGVRAALVHTDHHAARMVEVAHKQRLRVPEDFAIVAYDDEVAEFADVPLTTVTPPRRALGREALRMLAERLRPASEDQRPTLHLRLLPRLTIRESCGAKRVAVRM, translated from the coding sequence GTGTTGCCGCGCGCTCGACATGAGTATCTGCTCCGTCAGTTGGAACTGCATGGCAGCGTCGTCGCCGCGGACGTCGCCGCTGAACTGGGTGTAGCTCAGGTGACCATTCGCCGCGACATCGTCGAGCTGGAGGAAGCAGGGCTGCTCGCACGGGTACATGGTGGCGCGCTGCAACTGCCCAAAGCCGCGGCGAAACCCGCGGCCGCGCGGACCCTGGTGGGTGTCGTCGTTCCGTCCGCGAGCTCCCACTTCCCCGAAGTCATCCGGGGCATGGAGTCGGTCTCGACCGGCCTGCGGATGAGGATCGCGCTGGGTGTTTCGCAGTACCGGCAAGACGTCGAGCGCGAGCGTGTGGCGCGGCTCCTCGAGCTCGGCGTCCAAGGACTCGTGGTCACGCCGACGCTGACCCTGGACGACGAGGTCGAGGTAGCCCAGTGGCTGGAGTCCTTGCCGGTGCCGGTGGTGGTGCTCGAACGGCGAGGCCAAGACTCCCGGCTGGTCAGACATCTGGACAATGCGCGGACCGACCTGGTTCATGGGACCGTTCTTGCCATCGAACACCTCGTGGAGCTCGGCCACAAGAGCGTCGGCCTCGCGGTATACGACCGGACGCCGACCGCCCGCTCGCTGCATATCGGCTATGACGATGCCATCGCCCGGTTGGGGCTTGATCAGGCTCCGGTCCGCTCTCTGCCGAAAGGCGAGGACGACCCGATGGAACTGATGGACGTCCTGGAACGCTTCTTGGCCGATTGTCTCGGCATGGGCGTGCGGGCAGCGCTGGTCCATACCGATCACCATGCGGCACGGATGGTGGAGGTCGCCCATAAGCAGCGCTTGCGGGTGCCGGAGGACTTCGCGATCGTCGCCTACGACGACGAGGTCGCCGAGTTCGCCGATGTCCCGCTCACAACCGTCACCCCGCCACGCCGTGCGCTGGGTCGCGAAGCACTGCGCATGCTCGCGGAGCGGCTGAGACCTGCTAGCGAGGATCAGCGTCCCACCCTCCACTTGCGCCTGCTTCCTCGTCTGACCATCCGTGAGTCCTGTGGGGCCAAGCGCGTTGCGGTTCGAATGTGA